GTGAACGAGGGCGTTCTTTTGGTAGAGCTGCTCGATGTACGTGACGTACGCGGCACCGGGGAACGGGATGTTGTCGCTGGCCCACGTCTCGAGGGCTGAGAACGCCTCCCGGTAGTCGTGATCGGGGTAGCGATCGGCGAGCGTGACCCACTTGCTGATGGAGCCGGTGGGGTGGAGCGCCTGAAAGCCGCTCTGCATCTGATCGGCGCTCACGTTGCCGGCGGCGGCGATGGCCTCGGCGTCGAACCAGCGACGATCGACCATGTTGGCCAGCTTGCCGGCCTTCGAGAAGTCGATGGGCCCGACGAGGTTCACCAGCGCGGCGATGTCGTTTGGGTGGAGCGCGGCGTGGATGGCCGCGAGCGTTCCGCCCATGCAATACCCGAGGAGGCCGACCTTGGGAGCGCCGGTGCGACGCTTCACGGCGCGGATGGTCCGCGCGAGGCGATCGAGCACGTCTTCCCACGAGAGGTATCGATCCTCGTCGCGGGGCGTGCCCCAATCGAGGATGAAGAGCTCGGAGCACGCGTCCTGCACCACGTGGGCGAGGCTCGTTCCGGGCCTGAGGTCGAGCACGTACCAACGGTTGATGAGCGAGGGCACCAAGAGGAGCGGGTACCCGGCGCGCTTCGCCGTTGGCCGAACGCGATAGAGCTTCGCGATGCCGTCTTCGAAGACGACGTCTTTCGGGGTGGGCGCGAGCTGCGGTTCGGGGAGCCCGAGCTGGGTCAGGAGGTTTTCCATGGCGGCCTCAGAAAATGAACAAGCGCGCCTCGGAAACCCGAGGCGCGCCGAGCTTCAGAGCTTCATGATCAGCCCTGACCGCCGACCATTTGCGTGGCCTTCTTGGTCGCCTCGAGGGAGACCTTGCGCCACTCGGCCGCGAGCTGCGTGGCGTACGCGAGGTTCTCGCGCGTGAGCTTGGCGAACTCGTCGACGGCGGTGGTGAACTGCTCAACGTTCTTCTGCTCGAGCTTGTTCACTTCCGTGAAGATCGAGCTGACGCGGCTCACGTGGTCTTCCCACGCCTTCTTCCACATGCCGAAGCCCTGCTGCACCTGCGAAGTCATGTTCTCAACCATGGGAATCTCCGTTTGAAGGCCCGATTCCCCAGTTTTGGGCCTCGGACGAGCAGGAAACTAAGGCCCGACGTGGGCACCGTCAAGGATCTTTTTGTGCACCGCAACAATTGAGGGCGGGCTCGCCGCTTTCTGCGCGCTTTCCCTTTGCCGGCCGCCGGCCCGTCGAGTACGGCCCATGCCCGCCCATGCTCGTGAAGAAGTATTCGAACCGACGCCTCTACGACACCGAGTCGAGTCGCTACATCACGCTCGAAGAGCTCGCGCAGAAGATCCAATCGGGCTCCGACGCACGCGTGGTGGACGCCAAGACCGGCGCCGATCTGACGCAGCTTACGCTTACGCAAATCATCTTGGAGAGCCGCCGTGGCGCGCTGCTCTTGCCGGTGCCGCTCCTCCTTTCACTCATTCGGATGAAAGACGACGCATTGACCGAGTTTTTCGGTCGATACGTCACCTGGGCCCTCGAGCTCTACAACCACACGAAGCAGGGCATGAAGAGCGCGACGACGATGAGTCCGCTGGCGAGTCTGGCGATGCAGACCAACCCCTTGGCGCGCCTCCTCTTCGGCGGTGGCCCGGGCCTCGGCTTCGACGCGGTCGTGGGTCCAGCGGTGTCAGCGCCGGCTGCCCCGCCCCCGCCGCCTCCGCCCTCCAACGACGACGTAGCGGATTTGAGGCGCGAGCTGGAGGAGCTGAAGAGCGCGCTCCGCCGGCCCGAGGTCGCCGCGCCCCGAAAGGCACCGCGGCGCCGCCCCTAGGGGCCTCAAATGCTGCGACGCACAT
This region of Myxococcales bacterium genomic DNA includes:
- a CDS encoding alpha/beta fold hydrolase, with translation MENLLTQLGLPEPQLAPTPKDVVFEDGIAKLYRVRPTAKRAGYPLLLVPSLINRWYVLDLRPGTSLAHVVQDACSELFILDWGTPRDEDRYLSWEDVLDRLARTIRAVKRRTGAPKVGLLGYCMGGTLAAIHAALHPNDIAALVNLVGPIDFSKAGKLANMVDRRWFDAEAIAAAGNVSADQMQSGFQALHPTGSISKWVTLADRYPDHDYREAFSALETWASDNIPFPGAAYVTYIEQLYQKNALVHGEHFVKGERVDLANIQAPTMVITAEKDAICPPDAAAALLDKVSSADKKLLAVPGGHVGAVVGSKAGTHLYPAIADWLKDHLCKSIN
- a CDS encoding polyhydroxyalkanoate synthesis regulator DNA-binding domain-containing protein, whose protein sequence is MLVKKYSNRRLYDTESSRYITLEELAQKIQSGSDARVVDAKTGADLTQLTLTQIILESRRGALLLPVPLLLSLIRMKDDALTEFFGRYVTWALELYNHTKQGMKSATTMSPLASLAMQTNPLARLLFGGGPGLGFDAVVGPAVSAPAAPPPPPPPSNDDVADLRRELEELKSALRRPEVAAPRKAPRRRP